Proteins from a single region of Cytophagaceae bacterium:
- the nuoK gene encoding NADH-quinone oxidoreductase subunit NuoK, producing MLENSINKIPDVFLQVPMVNFVLLATILFLIGIFGVLIRRNAIIIFMSIELMLNAVNLLLVTFSSYNSDPNGQIFVFFIMAVAAAEVAVGLAIIVMIFRNIKTIDIGLLNKLRG from the coding sequence ATGTTAGAGAATAGTATCAACAAGATACCTGATGTTTTTTTGCAGGTTCCGATGGTAAATTTTGTTCTTTTGGCTACCATATTATTTTTAATTGGAATTTTCGGAGTATTAATCAGACGCAATGCAATCATAATTTTCATGTCAATTGAGTTAATGCTTAATGCTGTAAATCTGCTATTGGTTACATTTTCTTCTTACAATTCTGATCCCAATGGTCAGATTTTTGTTTTTTTTATTATGGCAGTTGCAGCCGCAGAAGTAGCAGTGGGTCTGGCTATTATTGTTATGATTTTTAGAAATATCAAAACCATTGATATCGGACTTTTAAACAAATTGAGAGGTTAA
- a CDS encoding 3'-5' exonuclease, which yields MGKHTLKLKKPLAFIDLETTGINISKDRIVEISIAKANIDGTVDVKTKRINPTIPVPLESSLIHGIYDEDIKDEPTFKQLAKSLSQFLDGCDLAGFNSNRFDIPMLVEEFLRIDTGIFEIKNRKFVDAQRIFHLMEPRTLGAAYKFYCKKSLENAHSAEADTLATLEVVCAQIEMYEGVKIKNDKGEEYEPVQNDVSVLHQLTSDKLVDFAQRMILNNKGEIVFNFGKNAGKKVTEILAKEPQYYDWIINNDFPLDTKRKLTEIKLSMKK from the coding sequence ATGGGAAAACATACTTTGAAACTCAAAAAACCTTTGGCATTTATTGATTTAGAAACCACTGGAATTAATATTTCTAAAGACCGGATTGTAGAAATTTCGATTGCCAAAGCCAATATTGACGGTACTGTTGATGTTAAAACCAAACGAATAAATCCCACTATTCCGGTTCCGCTGGAATCAAGTTTGATTCATGGTATTTATGATGAAGATATAAAAGATGAGCCCACTTTCAAGCAGTTGGCCAAATCACTTTCTCAGTTTTTGGATGGCTGTGACCTTGCAGGTTTTAATAGCAACAGATTTGATATTCCTATGTTGGTAGAAGAGTTTTTACGGATTGACACTGGAATTTTTGAAATTAAAAACCGGAAATTTGTAGATGCTCAGAGGATTTTTCACCTGATGGAACCTCGAACACTAGGTGCTGCTTATAAGTTTTATTGTAAAAAGTCTCTCGAAAATGCTCATAGTGCCGAGGCAGACACTTTGGCAACGCTTGAAGTAGTTTGTGCCCAGATAGAAATGTATGAAGGTGTAAAAATTAAAAACGATAAGGGAGAAGAATATGAACCTGTTCAAAATGATGTATCAGTTTTGCACCAGTTAACTTCTGATAAACTCGTGGATTTTGCCCAAAGAATGATTTTGAACAATAAAGGTGAAATCGTATTTAATTTTGGGAAAAATGCCGGCAAAAAAGTAACCGAAATACTGGCAAAAGAGCCACAATATTATGATTGGATTATCAATAATGACTTTCCTCTTGATACAAAAAGGAAGCTTACTGAAATTAAACTTAGTATGAAAAAATAA